In one window of Chitinophagales bacterium DNA:
- a CDS encoding RsmD family RNA methyltransferase, protein MRIISGKFGGRRIHPPAKMPHTRPTTDIAKEGLFNILQHRIDFEGAKSLDLFGGTGCISYELASRGASDLTIIEKDVHMHAFIKENITKLGIENCKVIKMDVFAFMQGCNDQYDFIFAGPPYALGPIDDIPRIIVQRKLIKQGGIFVLEHTPRNQYENFEGFSFQRNYGTTVFSFFTNEANA, encoded by the coding sequence ATGAGAATCATCTCAGGAAAATTTGGTGGCAGGCGTATTCACCCCCCGGCCAAAATGCCGCATACTAGACCTACAACCGACATTGCTAAAGAAGGGCTCTTCAATATACTCCAGCACAGAATTGATTTTGAAGGCGCCAAAAGTTTGGATCTTTTCGGCGGCACAGGTTGTATCAGTTATGAGCTGGCATCCAGAGGGGCTTCAGACCTTACCATCATTGAGAAAGACGTGCACATGCATGCTTTCATCAAAGAAAATATTACTAAACTCGGTATTGAAAATTGCAAAGTCATCAAGATGGATGTGTTCGCCTTCATGCAGGGCTGCAATGATCAATATGATTTCATTTTTGCTGGTCCGCCATACGCGCTTGGTCCGATAGATGACATCCCACGCATCATTGTGCAGCGTAAACTCATCAAGCAAGGCGGTATTTTTGTATTAGAACATACCCCACGCAACCAATACGAAAACTTCGAAGGATTTAGTTTTCAACGAAACTACGGTACCACCGTGTTCTCATTTTTTACAAACGAAGCAAATGCGTAA
- the lpxK gene encoding tetraacyldisaccharide 4'-kinase has product MNFNAFFLSSFRVLLLPFALLYGLIIIVRNWLYNHGYLKAAKFNYPIICIGNLAVGGTGKSPMTEYLIRLLHKEYTIGTLSRGYKRKTKGYALAGETTTALEIGDEPMQFHSKFPDISVAVAEERIDGIPQLLHDRPDLDCIILDDAFQHREVAAGFNILLTQFGDLYVHDFFLPTGDLRDQWSSADRAQVIVVTKCPADLTIKQKEKIIRQLRPAPGQRVFFTTIDYGTPYHIIKRTDEWVITPRDEVLLVCGIANPKPLKDYLLERAHTYYQKDYSDHHIFSIDDLNEIKTQFDKIQAKDKLILTTEKDAMRLVKFTEELHALPIYVVPIRHRFLFDEGEQFDQQVLQYLQQFKQQHGQETKEQTA; this is encoded by the coding sequence ATGAATTTTAATGCGTTTTTTCTCAGTTCATTCCGGGTACTCTTACTGCCATTTGCCCTGCTCTATGGCCTGATTATCATTGTCCGCAACTGGTTGTACAATCATGGCTATCTAAAAGCAGCCAAATTCAATTATCCCATTATCTGCATAGGCAATTTAGCTGTTGGCGGCACAGGTAAATCACCTATGACAGAATACTTGATTCGTCTATTGCACAAAGAGTACACTATCGGCACACTCAGCCGTGGTTATAAAAGAAAGACCAAGGGCTATGCATTAGCTGGTGAAACCACCACTGCGTTGGAAATAGGCGATGAACCCATGCAGTTCCACAGTAAGTTTCCGGATATTTCAGTGGCAGTTGCTGAGGAAAGAATTGATGGAATACCACAATTATTGCACGACCGACCTGATTTGGATTGCATTATACTGGATGATGCATTTCAACATAGAGAAGTGGCAGCAGGTTTCAATATTCTATTGACACAATTTGGTGATTTATATGTGCATGATTTCTTTCTGCCTACCGGCGATCTGCGTGATCAGTGGTCGTCTGCAGACAGGGCACAAGTGATTGTGGTTACGAAATGTCCGGCTGATTTAACCATCAAGCAAAAAGAAAAAATTATTCGTCAGCTGAGGCCAGCACCCGGACAAAGAGTATTCTTTACAACCATTGATTACGGAACTCCTTATCACATTATCAAGCGCACCGATGAATGGGTGATTACACCCAGAGACGAGGTATTATTGGTATGTGGTATTGCGAATCCAAAACCTCTAAAGGATTATCTGCTGGAAAGAGCGCATACGTATTATCAGAAGGATTACAGTGATCACCATATTTTCTCTATTGACGATCTGAATGAAATTAAAACTCAGTTTGATAAAATTCAGGCCAAGGACAAACTCATACTGACCACAGAAAAAGATGCCATGCGCTTGGTGAAATTCACGGAAGAGTTGCATGCGCTGCCTATTTATGTAGTACCAATCCGTCACCGTTTCTTATTTGATGAAGGTGAGCAGTTCGATCAGCAGGTGCTACAATACCTACAACAATTCAAACAACAACATGGGCAGGAAACAAAAGAGCAAACAGCGTAA
- a CDS encoding 5-formyltetrahydrofolate cyclo-ligase, producing MTKKEIRQYFKAKRLAIESRERLKMDDLLLLQFQQLDFTGIQKVMSYWPLTHLGEPNTLLFSRYLSHLLPDLDLAYPVTDFATHILTAVRITEDTIYQTKELGLTEPKAGDIIEPEELEVILVPMLCCDLDGYRVGYGKGFYDRYLSRCNPNVIRIGFSYFNPIEKITDRDQYDVPLTHCVTPDRIYEF from the coding sequence ATGACCAAAAAAGAAATCAGGCAATATTTCAAAGCCAAACGTTTGGCCATTGAGAGTCGGGAGCGATTGAAAATGGACGATTTATTGCTATTGCAATTTCAGCAATTGGATTTCACCGGTATTCAGAAAGTCATGAGCTATTGGCCGCTCACACATCTAGGTGAGCCTAATACCTTATTGTTCAGCAGATACCTCAGTCATTTATTACCTGACCTTGATTTGGCTTATCCGGTAACGGATTTTGCTACACATATTTTAACAGCTGTACGCATTACGGAAGATACCATTTATCAAACCAAGGAATTGGGATTAACAGAACCCAAAGCTGGTGATATTATCGAGCCGGAAGAACTGGAAGTAATACTAGTACCCATGCTTTGCTGCGATCTAGATGGCTACCGAGTAGGATATGGCAAGGGGTTTTATGATCGCTATCTGTCACGCTGTAATCCTAATGTCATACGTATTGGTTTCAGCTATTTTAACCCCATCGAAAAGATCACAGATCGAGATCAATATGATGTACCTTTAACACACTGCGTTACACCAGACCGTATCTATGAATTTTAA
- a CDS encoding DUF3822 family protein codes for MIQRKIGLYGEQQQPAYGSNDLLILEIADGHIACMVKQPVTGQLIAFELFELEDEHGDWNNILYHTRAASQILARHFTNTHIYFNFPEAALIPADKLGTNAGEDFLNLLFGDHENTVFKYERIPDHPQTVCIYRISQSLMDAIGRNFLIVTASHVYAQLMQEASKHQHITNLLIAQVYHGNVNFLFRKAGQVQVLQSKYFSSEADLLYHLLNISQQMQVSPGAVTLFLSGLFNAESDWMVHLRNSFGSVRMDEIHISGDLQKGLTGYPAYYLSPMLKLVV; via the coding sequence ATGATTCAAAGGAAGATAGGGCTTTATGGCGAACAACAACAACCCGCTTACGGCAGTAACGATTTGTTGATTCTGGAAATAGCAGATGGGCATATTGCCTGCATGGTGAAACAGCCGGTAACTGGTCAGCTGATTGCTTTCGAGTTATTTGAGCTGGAAGACGAGCATGGCGACTGGAACAATATCCTGTACCATACGCGTGCGGCTTCACAAATATTGGCCAGGCATTTCACGAATACACATATCTATTTCAACTTCCCTGAAGCTGCTTTGATTCCTGCAGATAAACTGGGTACCAATGCAGGAGAAGATTTTCTGAATCTTCTATTTGGTGATCATGAAAACACCGTATTCAAATACGAACGTATTCCTGATCATCCACAAACAGTATGTATCTACCGCATTTCACAAAGCTTAATGGATGCAATTGGCAGAAATTTTCTGATTGTTACAGCCAGCCATGTGTATGCACAGCTTATGCAGGAAGCGAGTAAACACCAGCATATTACCAATTTGCTGATCGCACAAGTGTATCACGGCAATGTGAACTTTCTATTCCGCAAGGCAGGGCAGGTACAAGTTTTGCAGTCCAAATACTTCAGCAGCGAAGCTGATTTATTATATCATTTATTGAATATCAGTCAGCAAATGCAGGTGAGTCCTGGAGCAGTTACGCTTTTCCTCTCCGGTCTTTTCAACGCAGAGAGCGATTGGATGGTACACCTCAGAAATAGTTTTGGGTCTGTACGCATGGATGAGATCCATATCTCCGGTGATCTGCAGAAAGGCCTCACAGGTTATCCTGCCTACTATCTTTCGCCCATGCTAAAGTTGGTGGTATGA
- the bioD gene encoding dethiobiotin synthase translates to MRKPIFVTGIGTGVGKTVAAAIITEALGADYWKPIQSGYEEGTDCHTVQSLISNTQTQFHPEVYKLALPASPHIAAREESVVIDLSTIVNNKPKTNNHLVIEGAGGLLVPINETQFIADMIQALDAQVILVSRNYLGSINHSLLTAEACKQRNIPVLGWLFNDQFMQYEEEIVGWTGIRTLGSIPLATNLDKAFVAAQAARIRPALLEVLT, encoded by the coding sequence ATGCGTAAACCGATTTTTGTTACAGGCATCGGCACAGGGGTAGGGAAGACTGTTGCCGCAGCCATTATTACAGAGGCCTTGGGTGCTGATTACTGGAAACCCATTCAGTCCGGGTATGAAGAAGGTACAGATTGCCATACCGTTCAATCACTCATCAGCAATACACAAACACAATTTCATCCGGAAGTATATAAACTGGCATTGCCCGCTTCACCACATATTGCAGCGAGAGAAGAAAGTGTGGTTATTGACCTGAGTACTATCGTAAACAACAAGCCCAAAACAAACAATCATCTTGTTATTGAAGGTGCTGGCGGATTATTGGTACCCATCAATGAAACGCAGTTTATCGCTGATATGATTCAGGCATTAGATGCGCAGGTGATACTCGTCAGCAGGAATTACCTCGGCAGCATCAATCACTCCCTCTTAACAGCAGAAGCCTGCAAACAGCGCAATATTCCTGTGCTTGGCTGGTTGTTTAACGATCAGTTCATGCAGTATGAGGAAGAGATTGTAGGCTGGACAGGAATCCGTACATTAGGTAGTATTCCTTTGGCAACAAATCTTGATAAGGCTTTTGTAGCTGCACAAGCTGCACGCATACGACCAGCTTTATTGGAGGTGCTAACATGA
- the rnr gene encoding ribonuclease R, whose amino-acid sequence MGRKQKSKQRKERLKKFTASHQLKGVLDVTRSGMGYVVVGDNKSDVMIRPGDFNNALHGDTVTVKVVKENLSTGKRDGKIIEVLKRKQTEFIGHIQLSTNFAFFVADTDKPMPDLFIPLQSLNGAKHKDRVIAKLVQWEKTDRKPIGEVIQVLLAEDENDAAMKELLAEAGFPLSFGDDVLEETARLPEVLSSDEIAKRKDCRSVLTFTIDPVDARDFDDAISYRELKNGQYEIGVHIADVSYYVEPGTALDEEAYKRATSVYLPDRVNPMLPEKISNELCSLRPHEDKFTFSAIFQMNAKAEVKQYWLGRTVIHSDHRYTYEDVQDIIEGKSAGPNKEVVLFLNDLAQKLRKQRFKKGAINFSSQEVRFKLDEKGKPIGIVVKESKEAHQLIEEFMLLANRTVAENIAKIEVNKKALPFPYRVHDTPDEDKLAPFIEFARKYGHKFDISSPEKIAASFNTMLNDVKGKPEQHVLEQLGIRTMAKAAYTTQNIGHYGLAFEHYCHFTSPIRRYPDVLVHRVLQSVLDSKPALDKKMEEKCKHCSEQERAAMETERAANKYKQVEFMHGYIGQVFEGVVSGVASFGFWVETVAHKCEGLVNVISLSDYDDFRHVESDYSLVGRRSGRKFRIGDKVHIRVVAANMEKRQLDYEWVIQPNQEETKAVKKKGAKN is encoded by the coding sequence ATGGGCAGGAAACAAAAGAGCAAACAGCGTAAAGAGCGACTCAAGAAGTTCACTGCATCACACCAGTTAAAAGGCGTGTTGGATGTTACGCGTTCAGGTATGGGCTATGTAGTGGTGGGCGATAATAAATCGGATGTGATGATTCGCCCCGGCGATTTCAATAATGCATTGCACGGTGATACAGTTACGGTGAAAGTGGTGAAGGAAAACTTGTCAACAGGAAAGCGAGATGGCAAGATCATTGAAGTATTAAAGCGTAAGCAGACAGAGTTTATTGGACATATTCAGCTCTCTACCAATTTCGCCTTTTTTGTAGCGGATACTGATAAACCTATGCCGGACTTATTTATTCCACTACAAAGTCTCAATGGTGCGAAGCATAAGGATCGTGTTATAGCCAAGTTGGTACAGTGGGAGAAAACTGATCGTAAACCAATTGGCGAAGTGATACAAGTATTGCTCGCAGAAGACGAGAACGATGCAGCCATGAAGGAATTACTGGCAGAAGCCGGTTTTCCTTTGAGTTTTGGTGATGATGTCCTGGAGGAAACAGCAAGACTGCCGGAAGTATTGAGCAGCGATGAGATTGCCAAAAGAAAAGATTGCAGAAGTGTACTCACTTTCACGATTGACCCTGTAGATGCACGCGATTTTGACGACGCCATTTCCTATCGAGAGTTGAAAAACGGACAGTATGAAATTGGTGTTCACATTGCCGATGTAAGCTATTATGTTGAGCCTGGTACTGCACTGGATGAAGAAGCCTACAAGCGTGCCACATCGGTGTATTTACCAGATCGTGTAAACCCCATGTTGCCGGAGAAAATATCAAATGAACTGTGTTCATTAAGACCACATGAAGATAAATTCACTTTTTCTGCCATCTTCCAGATGAATGCAAAAGCAGAGGTGAAGCAATACTGGTTGGGCAGAACGGTGATACATTCTGATCATCGCTACACGTACGAGGATGTACAGGACATCATCGAAGGAAAATCAGCAGGGCCTAACAAAGAGGTGGTATTATTCCTGAATGATCTGGCACAAAAACTACGCAAGCAACGCTTTAAAAAAGGAGCAATCAATTTCTCTTCTCAAGAAGTACGCTTTAAATTGGATGAGAAAGGAAAGCCAATTGGCATTGTTGTAAAAGAAAGCAAAGAAGCACATCAACTGATTGAAGAGTTTATGCTGCTTGCCAACAGAACTGTAGCAGAGAATATTGCCAAAATTGAAGTCAACAAAAAAGCCCTTCCGTTTCCTTATCGTGTGCACGATACACCAGATGAAGACAAACTCGCTCCATTCATTGAATTTGCACGTAAATACGGACATAAGTTTGATATCAGCAGTCCGGAAAAAATTGCCGCCAGTTTCAACACCATGCTTAATGATGTAAAGGGCAAACCTGAACAGCATGTGCTGGAACAGTTGGGTATTCGCACCATGGCCAAGGCTGCATATACAACCCAGAATATAGGACACTACGGATTGGCATTTGAACATTATTGCCATTTCACTTCACCCATCAGAAGATATCCAGATGTATTGGTGCATCGTGTACTACAATCAGTACTGGACAGTAAGCCTGCTTTAGACAAAAAGATGGAAGAGAAATGCAAGCACTGCAGTGAGCAGGAGCGTGCAGCGATGGAAACAGAAAGAGCCGCCAATAAATACAAGCAGGTAGAATTTATGCATGGCTATATTGGTCAGGTATTTGAAGGTGTGGTAAGTGGCGTGGCCAGTTTTGGTTTCTGGGTAGAAACCGTTGCGCATAAATGCGAAGGCTTGGTGAATGTGATTAGTTTAAGTGATTACGATGATTTCCGACATGTAGAATCAGATTATAGTTTAGTAGGCCGAAGAAGCGGCAGAAAGTTCCGC